A stretch of Vicinamibacterales bacterium DNA encodes these proteins:
- a CDS encoding VTT domain-containing protein: protein MSRTIALIAIVAGVVIGSKLLVENILGINLEPWARSWVEHAGPAGAATIVGLLAADVFLPIPSSFVMVLSGAAFGVGWGALLAFAGSIGGEWLGFELARRYGTGLSSRFVGDANEVERLNQILLKHGAAAVVVTRALPVVMETMSVVAGLSTMRRRTFLVASAIGTAPIVLVYAYAGAMSRETGSLVPAIVILVAVAAAGWVWYRARIQ from the coding sequence ATGAGTCGTACGATCGCGCTCATCGCGATCGTGGCCGGCGTCGTCATCGGCTCCAAGTTGCTGGTCGAGAACATTCTCGGCATCAACCTGGAGCCGTGGGCGCGCTCGTGGGTCGAACACGCCGGTCCCGCGGGCGCCGCCACCATCGTCGGCCTGCTCGCGGCCGACGTGTTCCTGCCCATCCCGTCCAGCTTCGTCATGGTCCTCAGCGGCGCCGCCTTCGGCGTGGGGTGGGGCGCGCTGCTCGCCTTTGCCGGATCGATTGGCGGCGAGTGGCTCGGGTTCGAGCTGGCGCGCCGCTACGGCACCGGCTTGTCGTCACGGTTCGTCGGCGATGCGAATGAAGTTGAGCGGCTCAACCAGATCCTGCTGAAGCACGGCGCCGCGGCGGTCGTCGTGACGCGCGCGCTCCCGGTGGTGATGGAAACCATGAGCGTGGTCGCCGGCCTGTCAACCATGCGCCGCCGCACGTTCCTGGTGGCGTCGGCGATTGGGACGGCGCCAATCGTGCTCGTCTACGCCTATGCCGGCGCGATGTCGCGCGAGACCGGTAGCCTCGTGCCGGCCATCGTGATCCTGGTCGCGGTGGCCGCGGCCGGGTGGGTCTGGTACCGCGCGCGGATACAGTAA
- a CDS encoding prenyltransferase/squalene oxidase repeat-containing protein: protein MKRLFFVALCLPFVGAMPIAADQVQPAAKPAGPAFSAETRQQLIASLNRGAEYVRKAQKPDGTWENHPGVTAMVAAALLRQTGVPREKSLQTTGKTLDYLKSLAKPDGGIYEKMIPHYITAVSVQALAAGGRAGDKAIIERARAYLADHLLDEGEGIQKNDKFYGGMGYGGTSDGGIADIISLEYGLRAMKEAELPADDPAWQKAITFLQRTQNHRETNDQSWSTNDGGFVYYPGYSQVDATTQSYGSGTYAGLMSYAWANLQKNDRRVQNALKWISANYTVDENPGIGTKALYYYYMVFAKALQAMGDPVVVDAKGVAHNWREDLAKKLIALQHPEGFWVNENPAEMQGNPVLVTSFTMMAIEAILQ from the coding sequence ATGAAACGCCTATTTTTTGTCGCGCTGTGCCTTCCGTTTGTCGGCGCAATGCCAATCGCCGCCGATCAAGTCCAGCCCGCCGCCAAGCCGGCCGGCCCCGCCTTCAGCGCCGAGACGCGGCAGCAGCTGATCGCCAGCCTGAACCGCGGCGCCGAGTACGTGCGCAAGGCGCAGAAGCCGGACGGCACCTGGGAGAATCACCCGGGCGTCACCGCCATGGTCGCCGCCGCCCTGCTCCGGCAGACCGGCGTGCCGCGCGAGAAATCGCTGCAGACCACGGGCAAGACTCTCGACTACCTGAAGTCGCTGGCCAAGCCCGACGGCGGCATCTACGAGAAGATGATCCCGCACTACATCACGGCGGTGTCGGTGCAGGCGCTGGCCGCCGGCGGCCGCGCCGGAGACAAGGCCATCATCGAGAGGGCGCGCGCCTATCTCGCCGACCATCTGCTGGACGAAGGCGAAGGCATCCAGAAGAACGACAAGTTCTACGGCGGCATGGGCTACGGCGGCACCAGCGACGGCGGCATCGCCGACATCATCAGCCTCGAGTACGGCTTGCGCGCCATGAAGGAAGCGGAGCTGCCGGCCGACGATCCGGCCTGGCAGAAGGCCATCACCTTCCTGCAGCGCACACAGAACCACAGGGAAACCAACGACCAGTCGTGGTCCACCAACGACGGTGGCTTCGTCTACTACCCCGGCTACAGCCAGGTTGACGCCACCACGCAGTCGTACGGCAGCGGCACCTACGCCGGCCTGATGAGCTACGCGTGGGCCAACCTGCAGAAGAACGATCGCCGCGTGCAGAACGCGCTGAAGTGGATCTCGGCCAACTACACCGTGGACGAGAACCCCGGCATCGGCACCAAGGCGCTCTACTACTACTACATGGTGTTCGCCAAGGCGCTACAGGCGATGGGCGACCCGGTCGTGGTTGACGCCAAGGGCGTCGCGCATAACTGGCGCGAAGACCTCGCGAAGAAGCTGATCGCGCTGCAGCATCCCGAAGGCTTCTGGGTCAACGAAAACCCCGCGGAGATGCAGGGCAACCCGGTGCTCGTCACCAGCTTCACGATGATGGCGATCGAGGCGATCCTCCAGTAA
- a CDS encoding Ig-like domain-containing protein, with protein MSTSRSFLSTRLARLIGLAAFMLAAAAPVVSADTLMMPKRDARKGVPVVVWGITTQSSAATCTLDFGDATPVQNCTGADRSYKAYAHTYANQGTFTATLTVGLEVATVNVQVFDAALLPGGATGDNNRSLGINMAIQDGLRYMWYSHANRTTFDTNPQGYWTNAGYGSAETALVVLAFQNHGYKLPNNGSAPTGLYEKYVVRRGLNFVIANLSTLSIGSQGAGDPRVAGLGVAAGDSTALKAPSPEGYASAIAMLPLAGSGALNRVNTEVAGYTNGKTFGEILQRLTNGLSWGQGDSGNGRGSWYYSYNSTVHDGSTVGWDILAYLAAEAGGATVPAFVKTEFQWALNCHLNNDGGWDYGDDCNPNAGSYQTTEKGGIPLQGMAWTGDSIKAPSVVNWINLRWTGGQAWSCAANHGCGYAMFNNFKGLKLQGVTTLSNVNRSTRPWKFLGTTGVEDDWYADYQDYLVYNQSNPTTTTGGNWASMHLISGVQGNFGNSIAELILSPVALVLPDEDKFSTVGLSPATNTALYGGTHTVTAKAESTGGTPVPGATVTFTILTGPNAGQSGTNTTGANGLATFTYTDTGGAGQDKIQATIGTLSSNIVEANWTPITVTATFTAANKVFDGTTAASVTSCTLAGFLAGDDVTCAFTGAVVSFADANVANGIAVSGLGFTLTGTDAGNYNIGPVMATTANITLAPSVTVVTCPASATYTGAPIEACSASVTGVGGLSAALSVSYSDNVNVGTATASASYGGDQNHTGSGDTKTFAITPAPSLTVVTCPASVTYTGAAIEACTASVTGVGGLNDVLSVGYSNNVNVGTATASAAFGGDLNHTASGDTETFEITPAPTVTVVTCPASAVYTGAAIEACTASVTGVGGLSEVLSVSHSDNIIVGTATASASYVGDANHTASSDTETFAITPAPSVTVVTCTASVSYTGAPQTVCSAVVTGPGGLNQAVTPVDYSDNTNVGTAGASASYPGDTNYQPSSDTENFAITPAATITVVSCPVSVTYTGAPQAVCTATVTGPGGLNQAVTPVTHSNHTNVGTAGASANYPGDGNYAPSSDTGSFAITPAALSVTTNDKVRSHTAPNPLLDGTLTGVMPGDGITAFYTTAATNIPGPYLIVAALNDPNGKLGNYSVSITNGTITLTNVAPVAVNDAYTGQWNTTLTIAAPGVKTNDSDGDNDSFTVAMISATSHGTVTPQVDGSFTYLPLGNYYGTDSFTYQLNDGFGGLSNTATVVITISTPCPPKGKKHHHHYTGDGDDHDKGRNGHRKGDGCDHDRDGDHHDNDDNDHDNDDNDHDDDDDVVCAAGTPKTNKDNYSMKQDTTLTLTAKSGVRRNDGKTPTTIELWSNPSHGTVTLAADGSFVYVPAAGFTGTDTFYYVARSTSGIASHTERVTIQVTKKRGNDDDCSNSTHDHDKDKDWSHKGKKYKGSAKNDNDDDDRDRR; from the coding sequence ATGTCCACTTCACGATCGTTCCTGAGCACCCGCCTGGCGCGCCTGATCGGCCTGGCGGCGTTCATGCTCGCCGCCGCGGCGCCCGTTGTATCCGCCGACACGCTGATGATGCCCAAGCGCGATGCGCGCAAGGGCGTGCCCGTTGTGGTGTGGGGTATCACTACGCAATCGAGCGCCGCTACTTGCACGCTCGACTTTGGCGATGCCACTCCGGTCCAGAATTGCACCGGCGCCGACCGGTCGTACAAGGCCTATGCCCACACCTACGCGAACCAGGGGACCTTCACGGCGACGCTGACCGTCGGTTTGGAGGTTGCCACGGTTAATGTGCAGGTGTTTGACGCGGCGCTGCTTCCCGGTGGCGCGACAGGTGACAACAATCGCAGCCTGGGTATCAACATGGCCATCCAGGATGGCCTGCGGTACATGTGGTACAGCCACGCCAACCGGACGACTTTTGACACGAACCCCCAGGGCTACTGGACCAACGCCGGCTATGGCTCAGCAGAAACGGCGCTGGTCGTTCTTGCGTTCCAGAACCACGGCTACAAACTGCCCAACAACGGCAGCGCGCCCACGGGGTTGTACGAGAAGTACGTCGTCCGTCGCGGGCTCAATTTCGTGATCGCGAATCTCTCGACACTTTCGATCGGCAGCCAGGGGGCAGGCGACCCGCGCGTGGCCGGTTTGGGTGTCGCTGCGGGCGATTCCACCGCACTGAAGGCGCCCTCCCCCGAGGGGTATGCGTCGGCCATCGCGATGCTGCCGCTCGCGGGAAGCGGCGCGCTCAATCGGGTCAATACAGAAGTCGCGGGGTATACGAACGGCAAGACGTTCGGCGAGATCCTGCAGCGCCTGACCAACGGTCTGTCGTGGGGGCAGGGGGACAGCGGCAATGGGCGAGGCAGTTGGTACTATTCTTACAACTCGACCGTTCACGACGGGTCCACGGTGGGCTGGGACATTCTCGCGTACCTTGCAGCCGAGGCGGGCGGCGCGACCGTCCCGGCGTTCGTCAAGACCGAATTCCAGTGGGCGCTTAATTGCCACTTGAACAACGACGGCGGCTGGGACTACGGAGATGACTGCAATCCGAATGCCGGGAGTTACCAGACCACCGAAAAGGGTGGCATTCCGCTGCAGGGAATGGCCTGGACCGGGGACTCCATCAAGGCTCCCTCGGTAGTCAACTGGATCAACCTCCGCTGGACCGGCGGTCAGGCCTGGTCGTGCGCTGCCAACCACGGCTGCGGCTATGCGATGTTCAACAACTTCAAAGGGTTGAAGCTGCAGGGCGTCACCACGCTCTCGAACGTCAACCGCAGCACGCGTCCGTGGAAGTTCCTCGGCACAACGGGGGTGGAAGACGACTGGTATGCCGACTATCAGGACTACCTGGTCTACAACCAGTCCAACCCGACCACCACGACCGGCGGGAATTGGGCAAGCATGCACCTGATCTCAGGCGTGCAGGGAAACTTTGGCAACTCGATCGCGGAACTGATCCTGTCGCCGGTGGCCCTGGTGCTGCCCGACGAAGATAAGTTCTCTACGGTAGGCCTTAGCCCGGCCACGAACACGGCCCTCTACGGCGGCACCCACACGGTGACGGCCAAGGCCGAGAGCACGGGCGGCACGCCGGTGCCCGGCGCCACGGTCACCTTCACGATTCTGACCGGCCCGAACGCCGGCCAAAGCGGCACCAACACGACCGGCGCAAACGGCCTCGCCACCTTCACGTATACCGACACGGGCGGTGCGGGTCAGGACAAGATCCAGGCGACCATCGGCACCCTCTCGTCCAACATCGTTGAAGCGAACTGGACGCCGATCACGGTCACGGCGACGTTCACCGCCGCCAACAAGGTCTTCGACGGGACCACCGCCGCGTCGGTCACGTCCTGCACCCTGGCGGGCTTCTTGGCCGGCGACGATGTGACCTGCGCCTTCACAGGTGCTGTCGTCTCGTTCGCCGACGCAAACGTCGCCAACGGCATCGCAGTGTCCGGTCTTGGGTTCACCCTCACAGGCACCGATGCTGGCAACTACAACATTGGCCCCGTGATGGCCACGACTGCCAATATCACGCTGGCGCCCTCGGTGACGGTGGTGACCTGCCCGGCGAGCGCGACCTATACGGGCGCGCCGATTGAGGCCTGCTCCGCGAGCGTCACGGGCGTAGGCGGGCTGAGCGCCGCGCTGTCGGTTAGTTACAGCGACAACGTCAACGTCGGCACGGCGACCGCGAGTGCGAGCTACGGCGGTGATCAGAACCACACGGGCAGCGGCGACACCAAAACGTTTGCCATTACCCCGGCGCCGTCGCTGACGGTGGTGACCTGCCCGGCGAGCGTGACCTACACCGGCGCGGCGATTGAGGCCTGCACCGCGAGCGTCACGGGCGTGGGTGGGCTGAACGACGTGCTGTCGGTCGGCTACAGCAACAACGTCAACGTCGGCACGGCGACGGCGAGTGCGGCCTTTGGCGGTGACCTGAACCACACGGCCAGCGGCGACACCGAAACGTTTGAGATCACCCCGGCGCCCACGGTGACGGTGGTGACCTGCCCGGCGAGCGCGGTCTACACAGGCGCGGCGATTGAGGCCTGCACCGCGAGTGTCACGGGCGTCGGTGGGCTGAGCGAAGTGCTCTCAGTCAGCCACAGCGACAACATCATCGTCGGCACGGCGACGGCAAGCGCCAGCTACGTCGGTGATGCGAACCACACGGCCAGCAGCGACACCGAAACCTTTGCCATTACCCCGGCGCCTTCGGTGACGGTGGTGACCTGCACGGCGAGTGTCAGCTACACGGGCGCGCCGCAGACGGTCTGCTCGGCCGTGGTGACGGGCCCAGGTGGTCTCAACCAGGCGGTCACGCCGGTCGACTACTCCGACAACACGAACGTCGGGACCGCGGGCGCTAGTGCCAGCTACCCGGGCGATACCAACTATCAGCCCAGCTCCGATACGGAGAACTTCGCGATCACGCCGGCAGCGACCATCACGGTGGTGAGCTGCCCGGTTAGCGTGACCTACACGGGCGCGCCGCAGGCAGTCTGCACGGCGACGGTCACCGGTCCAGGTGGTCTCAACCAGGCCGTGACGCCGGTGACCCACTCCAACCACACGAACGTTGGAACGGCGGGCGCGAGCGCGAACTATCCGGGCGACGGCAACTACGCACCCAGCTCCGACACCGGTAGCTTCGCGATCACGCCGGCGGCGCTGAGCGTGACGACCAACGACAAGGTGCGCTCGCACACCGCGCCCAACCCGCTGCTCGATGGCACGTTGACCGGTGTCATGCCTGGAGATGGCATCACGGCGTTCTACACCACGGCCGCCACTAACATCCCGGGGCCGTACCTGATTGTGGCGGCGCTGAACGACCCGAACGGCAAGCTCGGGAACTACAGCGTCTCGATCACGAACGGCACCATCACACTAACCAACGTGGCGCCAGTGGCAGTGAACGATGCTTACACGGGTCAGTGGAATACCACGCTGACGATTGCCGCTCCGGGGGTCAAGACCAACGACTCCGACGGGGACAATGACAGCTTCACCGTCGCAATGATCTCCGCGACGTCTCACGGCACGGTGACGCCGCAGGTCGACGGCAGCTTCACGTATCTGCCGCTCGGCAACTACTACGGCACCGACTCGTTCACCTACCAACTGAACGACGGCTTCGGTGGCCTCAGCAACACCGCTACGGTGGTGATCACCATCTCCACGCCGTGCCCGCCGAAGGGCAAGAAGCATCACCACCACTACACGGGTGATGGCGACGATCACGACAAGGGCCGCAACGGCCACCGCAAGGGCGATGGCTGCGACCACGATCGCGACGGCGACCACCACGACAACGACGACAACGATCACGACAACGACGACAACGACCACGACGACGATGACGACGTGGTGTGCGCGGCCGGGACGCCGAAGACCAACAAGGACAACTACTCGATGAAGCAGGACACGACCCTGACCCTCACCGCCAAGTCTGGCGTGCGGAGGAACGACGGGAAGACGCCCACCACCATCGAGCTGTGGAGCAACCCGTCGCACGGCACCGTGACCCTCGCTGCTGACGGCTCCTTCGTATACGTGCCGGCCGCCGGGTTCACCGGCACCGACACGTTCTACTACGTCGCCCGAAGCACCAGCGGCATCGCGAGCCACACCGAGCGCGTGACCATCCAGGTGACGAAGAAGCGTGGCAACGACGACGACTGCAGCAACTCCACGCACGACCACGACAAGGACAAGGACTGGTCGCACAAGGGGAAGAAGTACAAGGGCAGCGCCAAGAACGACAACGATGACGACGACCGGGACCGCCGGTAA
- a CDS encoding YdjY domain-containing protein codes for MNSSIRLLGCIWFTLVLNATAASPSPQPSTARSQVEKLGEHTYRVGALLVDTARRDVTVPGTLNDVTTVEFIANAKDGAKAYESAVTLDTDAISFNAALLLIGLDPARSRPSKVQFDPIAPEGDPVELWIDLPGGDKTRRVQIEEILFDQGTKKTIPAGPWVYAGSTFVTTSDGPKFLAEADGVLIGLMHGPSAIIDNPRNDLLGRFGAIILNPKLVKAGMNVSLTIRALPLPGRPKPK; via the coding sequence GTGAATTCTTCGATCCGCCTACTCGGCTGCATTTGGTTCACCCTGGTTCTGAATGCAACGGCTGCCTCACCGTCACCCCAACCTTCGACGGCTCGCAGCCAGGTCGAAAAACTGGGCGAGCACACATATCGGGTGGGCGCATTGCTGGTCGATACCGCCAGGCGCGACGTCACCGTTCCCGGGACGCTGAATGACGTCACGACCGTCGAGTTCATCGCCAATGCGAAAGATGGGGCCAAGGCGTACGAAAGCGCCGTCACCCTGGATACGGATGCCATCAGCTTCAATGCCGCGTTGTTGCTGATCGGCCTCGACCCGGCTCGATCCCGGCCCTCCAAGGTGCAATTCGATCCCATCGCGCCCGAAGGCGACCCGGTGGAACTGTGGATTGACCTGCCCGGGGGCGACAAGACTCGTCGCGTCCAGATCGAGGAGATTCTGTTCGACCAGGGGACCAAGAAGACGATCCCGGCCGGTCCGTGGGTTTATGCGGGATCGACATTTGTCACGACCAGCGATGGTCCGAAGTTCCTTGCCGAGGCTGATGGCGTGCTAATCGGCCTGATGCATGGTCCATCGGCCATCATCGACAACCCTCGTAACGATCTGCTCGGCCGGTTTGGCGCCATCATACTGAATCCGAAGCTGGTCAAGGCCGGCATGAACGTGTCGTTGACCATCCGGGCGCTGCCGCTGCCGGGACGCCCGAAACCAAAATAG